The Drosophila sulfurigaster albostrigata strain 15112-1811.04 chromosome 3, ASM2355843v2, whole genome shotgun sequence genomic sequence AGTCGAAGGACccatgaaatatttattgttgcaaCAATACAACTCTGTACGGCAGCTGCAGacattttatcaattttaacaTTACACTAGTATATGTATCGTATTTGACTTTGATTTCTCTGGCCATTGTCCAACAATATTCGACATTCGACATTTTCCCTTCTCCTCGCCTCCTCGACCAATTGCTACTCAAGTTGGCACTTCAAATGTGTCTGGCACAGCCTGAGGCCTTGGCGCaaagtataaaatttattgagaTGGTCTAAAAGAAATCGACAAGTCTGTTGGCCTAGTTAGCCAGCTTCTGCGACTGATGTGTCAAGTCTGAACGCTGATTAAAGTGCCAAACATCTTTAAATTGTAACTCTGGTCATCTGTTGTAAATTTTAACATTGTTTTCTACTAGTTCTGCATCTCATTTCCGTCTTGAGCTTGTCACCTCTGCTCTGGCTTCTTATGTATTCAATTAGAATCGcagtctctttctctcgcacTTTTGCTTCAATCAATTTCCATTTGCCGACAGCTGGCGACGAGGCGAAAGGAGTCTGGAGGATACAAGAAAAGGCGGCTGGTTGGGTGGAAGGAAACTCATTATGCTGTCaccttaattattattttggcatttcaagttacatttaattatgcaaaatattttcctTTGCTCATTTGAGCGGAGGAGACAACGAAGGGGGGCGGTCGGGTGGTAAAGAGGCGTGACAGAAGCCGTGTTGTGGATATCTTAAAAGGATCCTTTTGTGTACCTATGCCGCTGTGATTTGAGCTTAGCTGCCTTtttcttctgtgtgtgtgtgtaagtttgCTTATTGTCTCCTGCTTAGTTGCCAGGACACGACCCAGAGCATTTCCTTCCCTTCTTACCCCGCCTTATGTTACGTGGCTGTAAGTCGTTCTatagttttgcagttttgtgACTTGCCCAACTTAGTTACAAGGGACACAACAATCTGAAACAAGTCAACTAACTAGAGAACTGGCTAACAACTGCCGGCAAATTCTTTCTATTTactttgtttgccattgttgttatttttgccactgttattgttgttgtttggtgtCGGTGTTTACTTAGCGGCTTCTTTTGTGCTGCTTGTTTTAGTTGATTTTGTAACAgaaatcggcaacatttttgcagccATTGCCTTTTGCTCTGCTATTTGGCATTcgtgtgtttgttttgacCAGAAACTCGCCCCCATTTCCACCAACTGAgccagcaagaacaacaatccATTCCCTCGCCCCTCACTTCGTCGCCTGTTAAATTCTAGCAACCCAATCCAACGCAATCCAACCCTAACTAACCAGCGAGGCGTTGCTTTAATTGAGTTCACAATAAACTTTGTAGCTGGTTTTCGCTTTTGCTCTGCAcgattaaataaacatttacacTCGATTTAAAtggacatacacacacacacacacatagccaACCATTGTGTGTAACTATTTCGAAATTTGCTGTTTAAACAACCGCTCCATTTATGTAACGCAGTACTCCATTTGTTTGCGGGTAACTTGATATTGAAATGGTTTACTAACTGCAAACTTTAgctatttgcttttattgctaATGCTAATATTGTTGTGGGCAGAACAGGTTCTTCTAACAGTTTATACTTCAGCTTAAGTGGAGCGACTTCAGAAGAATTCAAAAGCCTTGAGCCTGAGTGTCTTACCAGCATCCGGATccttactttatttttagcgCAAATGTCACGTTTTGAAGTCCTTTTTCTTTAAGAAAAGTATTCTTCTAAAAGTTTAAATCCTTTTTGGCTTCAAATACCGTTAGAAAAGTTGACGACCGCATTGAAATTAACAATagattgatatatttattaagaaaactATAAGTTTTTACTAGcttaattacaaattgtattattcTTTTGGCCTaagctcttttttttggtatcgcttactttaaattaattaaaacagcCTATCCTAATACTTTTCTATAGCTGAGAATCATTTCTAAGATATTCAGTTtattgagtttttattttcccATTACATTCCCACTTCACTAACATTCAAACAATTACGAAACCAGCCAACGGTTTGCAtgctttcatttctttaaCTAAACCTAATCTTTACCATTGATTTCATTGCTTGATTAAGTGGACGCTTATCCGCATTAACTCAATTGCAGTCGACCACTTTCAAAGGCCAAGTTAATCGTTTCTCAAcctttgtttttgcttatcATCAATTCCCACTCTCGCTCCCAAGTTTCTCATCAACTTCCTGCTTAAGTTAAAGATCAAAGCAAAACTTAAATTGCCTGACCGTAAGCATCgcttcgcatcgcatcgcatcgcatctcatctgatttgttgtttggcaaATTAACAGCATACATCATTGAACTGTAAGCTGGCAAACAAAATagggaaggaaggaaggataGCAAACGCCAacatttctttatatatatttttttggcaatgtTTCTAGTTTCTATTTCACTGAAACTTCCGACAGCTTAGCGTGtaagatatttatattaccAAGACTACAAAATACTCTAGGAAACAGAGCACTAGTTAAGTAATTTAAAGTAAGGGTCAAGAACTTCGCCTAGATTGATAtcatttaaagaaaatcaaatatgtGTTCCTCTTTGCTGCATGCCTGCGTTTTGGCATGTGAAAATATGTGgaaaaactaagaaaaatgttaacaatATTTGACAGTTCAAGCGGAAATATCACTTTGGACGTCGAACAACAGAAATCTCTTTCGAGAAACGAGAAACGAGTTTGTTGTCCCTGACTGGCAGACAGAATGGTCGACTGCTTGTCGGAGTGAAGTCAGCTTCTGTCGAAAGTGGCTCGAAAAAGGCGGAAAGAATGTGTCAATAATGACTAATGGCCAGGCCGGAAAGACGAAAGTGTGCGTTTGTTGTCCAAGGCCCATCCGTTTATTGTTTGGGGGCATTTTTGTAGCTGGTCGGCTTATGCGTATCgccatttatatttatttttgcatatctTCAGCTTCGCTTTcgcattcgttttttttttttgctactcATGATGTTGAAATGATTGAGGCCTActcttttttatttccttcttcgcattctgtttttatttttttatggatGAGTCCCAGTTGGTTTtcgcttttaatttcaaattctgGGGAAACTTTTTAGCCAGCCTTTGTGCTTTCAGGGGATTTTAAATGAGGTAGGCAAATGGAAACATTAAGAAAAAGTTTTGGCttatttaacacacacacacacatacactcaagcacactcgacactCTCGCCGAGAATGGGGAATGGGCAGGAAATTGTagaacttttaattaatttaaggtTGCTTAATTCATTTACAACCAAAATGCGACAAACTGTTAGCGAAAGATGCTTTATACAGGCATTTTAAAAATCCTTTCAACGCGATTTAAATCGCTTTTCAATCTCCATTAAGAGTAAATAGTTAACATTTCTCTGAACTCCAGATCAATAAGTAAtttataacaaacaaatacgcCTCGTTAcagtgaaaaaatatataaaaagaccGAAAATAAATGAACCTGGCCCATAAAGAAAGAAACCACCGAAATGTGTCAGGAAACCCAAGCTCATTACAGCTGACAGAATAGCGAGTATACGACTCGGTGtctgtgtatatatttgttatcCAAAAAAGGCTCCATTCTCTCATTGAAAACACGTGCCACATTTCCCGTTTTGCAGCCGCAGTTCCAACGAAATGACAAATCTTTGTGGATGCCGTCGTAGTCGGGGCACAATTATGgtcagcaaataaaatgctcATCAGCTGGCATAAAAGGCTCTCAGGCCAAGGagagagctgctgctgctgttgctgcaggaGTTGCTGCTACATCTGGAGACCAGTATAAATAACTATGCCACACAAACAATGGCCCagcacaaaaagcaaaacaaactcaaATTACACAGAAGAGGAGTAGGAAGAGGTAGAGGGGGAGTGGAAGCATTGGGAAAATTGTTGCGGCCAAGGGCGACTCCTCAATGCGGCctgcaatttttttgtatcattgttacgtatacgcctaGGTGTGCGACTACAAACTACACATTGAATGTGTTTgggtgtatgtatgtttgtatgtgtctgtgtgctcTATGTAATTAATGTTTTCCTGTTGCCCAACCCTGGTTCTGCCGGGCTTTCCTTCTCATCCTGCTGGTGCTCCCGGTCCTGCTTCAGCTTCGACTTGCTAGCTGCTTGGACCACTTCCAAAGTGTGTGAGCGTAAAGTTTGCGCAAACAGgaaattgttattgctttgtcgccttaaaaaaaaaacacaatattgCGTACAACTGAAATATAGGGTGACTTAAACATACCTTggaattttataataaaacaaattttatacaatttttttttagctgatTTGTAACTAATCACTgtataaataagaatatagtaaatacatatatccaAATTGTTTGCTAAAGTTAATTCAGATAAATTGTAAGATATattactacatacatacattaaaaataattaacaatgtTTAATTActgaattattattgaataatttgtCTTTTAATAATGGTCAAGTAAATAGTACAGTAAACTCGAAAACAATGcctgaaataaatttaatttctttattttattatgatatGGATTGGATGGACCTAAATGTTTATCTTATAAACAACGGGAAAcgtaaagaaatatttatattacttaaGTCAAAAGTGCTGTCAAAGCTAATTTATTCTctctacaaataaaattaaaaacagagGTTgggaatatgcaaaatatttttcattttatttttaaagtcaaTTATCTTCTTTTATACTGTAGGTCTTGCACACcctcttttcacttttttctttGGGTATCATCTGCGTCTGAAGTGAGTGTCAACATGAGCTTGTGGAATATTAAAGAGCTGACCGAATTTGTAGCCAGTGCCAATGGGTCATTGACTTGCTGATGTGGAGCTGGGCATGAACACAAATGTCTACATATAGATGTTGAAATGTGTGGgtgactttgtgtgtgtgagtgttgtgcgtgcgtgtgcgtATGTGGGTAATTAAGATGCTATCTCAATGCGTGGAAATTGGAGGCAAAGTCCCAGCGACTTTTGCAAGGCTTTTCGCCACAACAAACAACGGAAAACTTTAAGATTGACGGATTTCTCGGCTCGACTTTAAGCAGACGCAACTTTTGCTTGGTTTCGTTGCCAATTTTTTTCAATCAACACAATTGACGGCCACTTGCTGAACACAACTCGCCAGCGCTGAGCTATGACCGTCACTTGGGTGTGGCTAATTTACGCCCGGCAATTTGTGGAACGCTCTTCACGCACTTCCATGTAATTGATGACCACTGTGCCACAAGTACAAGTACAATGGGGCGTGGGACACTTGGTCATGCCCAGCAGTAAGTAATTTACTTGCAATGGACACCAAGGCTGCGTTTCGACTTCAGTTTTAGGTGCTGCCTAAAAGCCTGACGTGCGCCATTTATATGGACAACATATTTTAAGCATGTTTATGCGATaccaaaacgaaacgaataacaaaaatgaaagctacagtcaagtagGACCGACTTTGAAATACCTGTTAccgtattatttttaaaatatactgaattaatatactgaaaaatacaaatataaaccgaaggctatatttggtacatcgatatacttaacatttcaaatggaGTAAAGAATATACCAGATCCTTCCAAGATTATCAGagattgatatactattatacttaaaattcAGTACCAGTGGCAGATTGTCCTAACTATAAGGTGGGAGATGATTCTCTCCGCCTGTTATTTACATTTGCTGGAGacaaaaagttataatacccttctaccctttgcgtaacgggtataaaagtAGCAGAGACAATGGGCCAAGCGAAGAGGAAGTCAAAGGGAAACAAACATAACAGTTGGCAGCAGTTTGGGTTTGTTTACGGAAGTTGCTTGATGGTCAAAAGGTTCATTCAACTGGCGCCAGTTTTGGCTGTCAGTTTTTTGATCGATTTAAGCTTGACCCTGTCAGAGGCATCATCTACTACATATACCAGGAATACAGcgagtatattgatatttgctACCTCTGTCAGCAAGTTATGCAATATTAAATCAACATTGACTGATTTATGCCCAAAATCACAAAACCAACTATCGAGTTGGCTCTCTAATCAGGACTCATTTTCATGTTCTAAACGACTTTTAGTTGTGTGTGGCCCCCCAAAACAACAGTCATCAATCATTTGCCGCtgatggcgatgatgatgcagctcatgtttgcttgtttgtttgctagTTAATCGGTTTACTATTTGAGGGATCCGTTCATTAAGCAGCTTTCCAACTGCACATAGACATCTCGATATCCATTTTTaacgcattttaaatattgctgTCAAGTGCAGTTGAGTGTAATTGCACTGAATTTATTGCCAGTTTGGAAACAACTTTGCACTTTGATGCAATTTTTGCTGCTGAAGCGGATTACAGGCGAGAAAAAGCACGAACTAAACTACAAAAATTGTgcagaacaaaaaacaaacgctCGACTAACCACAGAATTTGCGGCAACAGTGAGAAAACTTTCAATTTGCTCAGCCATGTAGGAGTATCGAAAATGGGGTGGCAATCAGGCAAGCAAagtgaatgcaaaataatatataataaagcATAAACCACAATAAGTGCTGCAATGGAGTTCGCAACCGCAAGAACAAGAGCACAAGACAAAGAACAAAAACGATataaaaaatagtaataaaaatcatagaaaaagaaacttttcaatttggcTACCAAAATTTGCGCAATTTCCTCAATGGCGAATTTTTGACGCTGTGCAAACATCAAGCGAGGATTCGCCATGTGACTGCgaaacaaatcgaaaaaatatacacaaaattgcaAGTGACAATGGGGAAATTATGGATTATGCAAAGTTGTCGAAGCGCTGATGATATTTCGACAGCTCGAAAGAACTCTCAATGGCTTCCAAAGTGTGATACataatgcatttgaaatgagATGCATTTCTCTTATCACAATTAgatcaaaatatattcttttcatGCACTTTCActgtttgtattattatatgataataatatactCACTCCTTATacaatgaatgcaatttgtttgaacaatgtttaaaataaattgcacaaaGTCAGAAGAACTTTTATTCTTGATAGCAttgatacacaaaatatacctgTAATAGTTTGTCGATTTTTCAATCATATTATCCTTTACTTAGACTAAAGTATACTTTGGTCTGATTAACATTTTAACAGACTTCAAAGAGTTGTATCCTCTAAGCGTATACCACCAAATGCCTCTGGCATTTCTTTGTCCCCATTTATAATATCGGCCATTAAGATTACTAAAcagcaaaataatataaaacaacattttagaatattatcatatgggtaattctctggcgAAAATATCGCTTGCGACACTCTCTAAAGaggaaaaatatataccaaaacatttttctattttcaataGATTTTAGTTCTTGATTAGCACTTTTATTAGAGTTAAGTatgattttgaaaatatttttccagttaagataattttaataacaacttcgtacaaaaacagaaaattaacgaattattatattttactgtAACACAGAAAAAGTTCCTTAAATTAATCGGAGTTTTAGCTATAGTACTCATTCAAAGCTATTAGAATaacgtttatttattttcaaaattgtttcagtttatatttttttaataaatagtgTCGCATGAGACTTTTCTACTCATTTTACTCACCTATTTGTATCCGAACCGAACCACCAACCGCTTTCATAGTAGTTGGCACAATTACCATGGAGCCAATTATCATTATCACTATCGTAAGTGGAGAATTTATCATAGAGATTATAACTCAAAGCATCGCCAGCATTTCCACTATAGGTGCCTAACGATTTCAGCGCAAATTTCTCCTCTGCGCTGCCAATGAGAAAGTTATCGTATCGCGCGAAATACAGCTGATTCTCAGAGTCAATTAGTTCTATATACAATTCATACGGTCGCGATATTGTCAGATGATGTATATATTCAAGTCCTAAGAAAAACTCGCCATCGAAgtaaccaaagccaaagcgaaaTGCATTCCAATCTCTATAGAAGTCCAGGCTGCCATCCAATCGCCTTTGTATCGCAATCCAACCTGGTCCAGCGGCACAAGAATCGCAAACTACACGAAATGCATCTACGCCGGGAACTCTTATCACTTGATTACTCTCTCTGCCTTTATCAGTTAAGCAACTTTTTGGGTTATTCGTATTCGAATTCACTAGATTCTGCAATTGCAACACTGAAAGTTGCAGATTATCAACTTGtgcttttaattgcttaacTGCAATTGCTGTTTCATCAGTCGAAAGAGCTTTTTCGGTTTGGAAcggtttcttttctttgtaatCTGGACGTTGCATCTGCTCTTCTACATTGAAATTTGGCTTTTGCAATAAGCCCAACACATTTGAGTTatcatttgctttgctgccaATGTTTAGTGTTTTAATATTCTTATAGGTTGCATTCAATTCGAGTGCACCCAGAATACCCTGAAGATCGATTATATTTATCAGCTTGGATTCAAGTAAATTgttcaactaaaaataaattattatattaaataattttaaggaATTATTCGATTACACTCACAACTTTATTATCTTCAGTTTCGGTTGATAAACTTAGAGTAAAGCATTTCAGAAACagaatatatatgaaaaatttcATCTTTGCAGTCATCTTCTCATGAGTTACATTTATCGCGTTTGAATATCAAAAGGGAACTAAACAGAAGCTGCAAACTGTAAACAATTTTACGGTTCTCCTATCCACTTATCAACGCTGTCTTATCAGATATTCATTCATCTGCTACtgactaaacaaaaaaaaacaaagttgcaTCACATGTTCATGAGTCATCATCAGGTATTCTTTTTTGCCGATTTCAATGAGAATAGAATACCCATTTTCTGGCAGTTTGTTGAACATTATATTGGTCAAGTTCAAGGTCGAACCAATAATGAGTGAAACTTATAAAGAtaagttttacttttattaagcAGCCCTAATTGGACCCTACACTACTTTTTATGGGGAtggatttaaatttttagttactttaaatattttgaatgataAAACTGTGGTAATAAAGTTTCCGCTGCTGAGTAACTGTTATCGAAACATTTTCTGAGCTCACGGGTTTTGTTTTAATCTACATTTAAGTCTTTTGAAGATGAAAGTGTTAAAAActaatgcattttattataaagttttaccataaatatttaatttgcttttcaatGTGACTATTTAACTTATCTTGTTTTAGCTACATTGCAATTTcctatttgtatttatttattcat encodes the following:
- the LOC133845171 gene encoding fibrinogen-like protein A; translated protein: MTAKMKFFIYILFLKCFTLSLSTETEDNKVLNNLLESKLINIIDLQGILGALELNATYKNIKTLNIGSKANDNSNVLGLLQKPNFNVEEQMQRPDYKEKKPFQTEKALSTDETAIAVKQLKAQVDNLQLSVLQLQNLVNSNTNNPKSCLTDKGRESNQVIRVPGVDAFRVVCDSCAAGPGWIAIQRRLDGSLDFYRDWNAFRFGFGYFDGEFFLGLEYIHHLTISRPYELYIELIDSENQLYFARYDNFLIGSAEEKFALKSLGTYSGNAGDALSYNLYDKFSTYDSDNDNWLHGNCANYYESGWWFGSDTNSNLNGRYYKWGQRNARGIWWYTLRGYNSLKSVKMLIRPKYTLV